Proteins encoded by one window of Lathyrus oleraceus cultivar Zhongwan6 chromosome 1, CAAS_Psat_ZW6_1.0, whole genome shotgun sequence:
- the LOC127086452 gene encoding uncharacterized protein LOC127086452 yields the protein MAIVSNDRIPTNIPILDSKNYDKWAKQMSVLFGYQEVLEIIANGVTQLGAEATDIQRATHKEEKKKDYKALFLIHSCVDNDNFEKVGDCESAKQAWEILEKAYVGAVKAKNVVSKVLHSLTPHFDNIVVAIEESKDLTTLSKDELQSSLEAHEQRMDERGADKAKAKIDLQARFNEKNKRSKGKFVARGKSNFQNFGSNDSQNSKHSTSEKGECISKDSGHSNGFKKRDVSKVQCYKCRKFGHFANSCRGKSNENHNNEAKIAREEVDDEDTLLIMITEGSYGITDVPGSSYSSESLRDSSCTVPENSEKMHSDRNALVTVRDGVQGRDGWYLDSGCSTHMTGRKDWFVQINQAAKSKVKFADNTTLSAEGVGDVLIGKRNGGHSRIKDVLYIPGIKCNLLSIGQLLEKGA from the exons ATGGCAATCGTTTCCAATGATCGAATTCCCACCAATATCCCGATTCTTGATTCGAAGAATTATGATAAATGGGCAAAACAAATGAGCGTTTTGTTTGGTTATCAAGAGGTGCTTGAGATCATCGCCAATGGAGTTACACAATTAGGGGCAGAGGCTACCGACATTCAAAGAGCTACAcacaaagaagagaagaagaaggattacAAAGCCTTATTCTTGATTCATTCTTGTGTTGATAACGACAATTTCGAGAAGGTTGGCGATTGTGAATCGGCGAAGCAAGCATGGGAAATCTTGGAGAAAGCATATGTCGGTGCCGTCAAAGCGAAG AATGTTGTATCGAAAGTATTGCATTCGTTAACGCCGCATTTCGACAACATAGTTGTGGCTATTGAAGAATCAAAGGATCTAACAACTTTGAGCAAGGATGAATTGCAAAGTTCGTTAGAGGCACATGAACAAAGGATGGATGAGAGAGGCGCCGACAAAGCCAAAGCGAAGATTGATTTGCAAGCGCGTTTCAATGAGAAGAATAAGAGGTCGAAAGGAAAATTTGTGGCGAGAGGTAAATcaaattttcagaattttggtTCAAATGATTCGCAAAATTCAAAGCATTCGACGAGTGAAAAGGGTGAATGTATCTCCAAGGATAGTGGTCATAGCAATGGTTTCAAGAAGCGTGATGTGAGTAAGGTGCAATGCTACAAGTGCAGAAAGTTTGGACACTTTGCAAATTCGTGTCGTGGTAAATCGAACGAGAATCACAATAATGAAGCCAAGATTGCTAGGGAAGAGGTAGATGATGAGGACACACTTTTAATAATGATCACGGAGGGGAGTTATGGCATTACGGATGTTCCGGGCAGCAGCTACAGCAGTGAAAGTTTGCGGGACAGCAGTTGTACTGTTCCGGAAAATAGCGAGAAAATGCATTCAGATCGAAATGCGTTGGTTACCGTTCGTGATGGAGTCCAAGGGAGAGATGGGTGGTACTTGGATTCCGGTTGTTCAACACATATGACAGGTCGAAAAGATTGGTTTGTGCAAATCAATCAAGCGGCAAAAAGTAAAGTCAAATTTGCCGACAACACCACTTTAAGCGCCGAAGGGGTAGGAGATGTTTTGATCGGAAAGAGGAATGGTGGACATTCGAGGATCAAAGATGTCTTGTATATACCGGGAATTAAGTGTAATCTTTTAAGTATTGGCCAATTACTTGAAAAAGGTGCGTAG